The DNA segment CTTCGAGCGGGATCACGTCCGGTACCAGATCGTCGACACCCCCGGGCTGCTCGACCGTCCCGAGGCGGAGCGCAACGACATCGAGCGGCAGGCGGTCAGCGCCCTCGAACACCTCGCGGACGTCGTCGTGTTCGTGCTCGACCCCTCCGGCGACTGCGGCTACCCCCTCGACGTCCAGCTGGAGCTGCGCGAGGAGGTCCGCGAGCTGTTCGGCGACGCGGTCCCGTTCCTCACCGTGGCGAACAAACACGACCGCTTCGAGGCGGTGCAGGCTGAGTCCGTCGACGCGACGATGAGCGTCACCGAGGACGAGAACGTCGAGGACGTCCTCGACATGGCCGTCGAGGCGGCCGCGTTCGAGCCCGACCTCCCGACGCGCGACGGCGGGGAGTAGGGGAAGCGGTCGGGACGGAGGAGTCGGCCGGCGTGGCGAGCGAGCCGCCGGACCGCCCGGCGGCCCCGAAAGGATGCTTTCAAGCGGGCGGTCGCCGAACCGACGCGTATGTACGACGGTCTCAAGGGATTCCGCGACTTCTACCCCGGCGAGCAGTCAGCCCGCCGAGAGGTGACCGACGCGATCGAGGACGCCGCGAGCCGGTACGGCTTCCGCGAGATCGCCACCCCCGCCTTGGAGCGGACGGAAATGTACGTCGACAAGTCCGGCGAGGAGATCGTCGAGGAGCTGTACGCCTTCGACGATAAAGGCGGCCGCGGCGTCTCCATGACGCCCGAGCTCACCCCGACCGTCGCCCGGATGGTCGTCGCGAAGGGACAGGAGCTGTCGAAGCCGATCAAGTGGGTCTCGACCCGGCCGTTCTGGCGCTACGAGCAGGTCCAGCAGGGCCGCTTCCGGGAGTTCTACCAGACGAACATCGACGTGTTCGGCTCGTCGGCGCCCGAGGCCGACGCCGAGGTGCTCGCGGTCGCGGCCGACGCCCTCACGGATCTTGGCCTCACCGGCGACGACTTCGAGTTCCGCGTCTCGCACCGCGACATCCTCGGCGGGCTCGTCCGAGCGCTCGCCGACGACCCCGACGCGGTCGACGCGGCGGCCGCGATCCGCGCCGTCGACAAGCGCGCGAAGGTCGACGACGGCGAGTACCTCGGGCTCCTCTCGGACGCCGGGCTCGACCGCGCGACCGCCCGCGAGTTCGACGACCTGATCAGCGATGTCGACGCCCCCGACGACCTCGACGCGGTCGCCGAGGCCGGCGGCGAGGAGGTCGAGGCGGCGGTCGAGAACCTGCGGAACGTGCTCGCCGCGGCCGACGACTTCGGCGCGGGCGAGTTCTGCGAAGTGTCGCTGACGACCGCCCGCGGGCTCGACTACTACACCGGCGTCGTCTTCGAGTGCTTCGACTCCACCGGCGAGGTGTCCCGCTCCGTCTTCGGCGGCGGTCGCTACGACGACCTCATCGAGAGCTTCGGCGGCCAGCCGACCCCCGCGGTCGGTGTCGCCCCCGGTCACGCCACCCTCAAGCTCCTCTGTCAGCGCGCCGGCGTCTGGCCCGACGAGCAGCTCTCGACCGACTACTACGTGCTGAGTGTGGGCGACACGCGCGCGAAGGCCGCCGCGCTGGCGAGCGACCTCCGCGCGCTCGGCGACGACGTGGTCGTCGAACAGGACGTCTCCGACCGCTCGTTCGGCGCGCAGCTCGGCTACGCCGACTCGATCAACGCCGAGACGGTCGTGGTCGTCGGCGAGCGCGACTTGGAGAACGGGGAGTACACGGTGAAGGACATGGAAAGCGGCGACGAGACGACCGTCCCGGTCGAGGAGTTCCCGCCCGAGGAGGGGCTCCCGACGTACGAGGACTACGAATAGCGGACCGGACGAGGCGACGCGACGTCCGGACGAACGCGGGGTGTCGCGATCCCTGAACGCTTTTTTGCGTCGCGCCGGGACCGTGGGGACGATGATCCCGCTCGCGACAGCGATGACTCCCGGCGAGATCGGTCTTCGCGTGGCGGCCGGCGTCGCCCTCATCCTGATCAACGCGTACTTCGTCGCCGTCGAGTTCGCCCTGACCCGCCTCAGGCAGTATCCGGAGTCGGAGATCGACACCCCCGGACTGCGGCGCGCGTGGGAGATGACGGACGACTTGGAGTTCTACCTCACCACCTGTCAGGTGTGGATCTCCGGGACGAGCATCGCGCTCGGTATCGTCGCCGAGCCGGGGCTCGCGGCGCTGTTCGCGCCGCTGTTCGAGAACACGGCGCTCGCGTCCGCCGGCGCCGGCTCGCTCCTGGGCTTTTTCATCATCAACATGGTGCACCTGACGCACGGCGAGCAGACGCCGACCTACCTCGGCGTCGAGCGCTCCAAGCAGGTCGCCGAGTACGGCGCGCGCCCGCTGTACTGGTTCGCGTGGCTCATCTCGCCGCTGATCAAGGTCGGCGACTGGGTCGCGAAGGCGACGCTCGGACTGTTCGGTGTCGAGATGACCGGCGCCTGGACCGAGGCGGAAGAGGAGGTCATCGAGTCGCGCGCGCAGCTCCGGAACCGACTCGGGTCGATGATGGAGGAGGTCGAACTCCCCGAGGAGCGCCGGGAAGAGGTCCTGAACGCGCTCGCCGTCGGCGAGCGCGCCGTGGCGAACGTGATGACCCCGGCCGACGAGGTCGTGTCGCTGTCGACCGAGGCGTCGGTCGAGACGAACCTCGACCGGATCCGCGACACGCCGCACACCCGGTTCCCGCTCGTGGGCGACGGACCGAACGAGTTCGAGGGGGTCGTGTACGCCCCGTCGATTGTGAGCCGCTACGAGGAGCTCCGGGCGGGCGAGACGACCTTCGAGGAGATCGCGGCCCCGCCGATGACGCTCTCGACGGACACGAGCGTCAGCGACGCCTTCGACCAGTTCCAGGCGGAGGGCCAGGAGCTCGCCCTAGTCATCGAGGACGGCGAGGTCGTCGGGCTCGTCACCGCGACCGACGCGCTGGAATCGGTGATGGGACAGCTCGAGGACCCGCTCGACGCGGGCGAGCTATAACGAAGTTGGTCGCGTCGGTCGTTCTCGTTCGGCGGTCGTTCGCGTTCGTTGTTCGGCCGACAGCGGGCCAGCGAGACCGCCACAACGGAATCACGCGAAATCGCTCAGCGGTCGGAACAGGGTGATCCTTCTTCACCCACTTTCTCTAAGAAATTGACGAGTGTCCCGAAGTTTCGCTCGGGGCAGACCGTCCCCTCACTCTCGTCGTACTCCACGACGGCGGCTTCTTCGAGCTTGGGAAGGTGGGCGTGGCGGAGCCTCAGCCGAATCGACACCAAATCGCTTGACGCGGGCTCGTCGCACTCGCTGTCTCGGATGCGTTCGGCCAACTCGGTCGTCGGTAGCGGTGTGCCAGCGTCCCGCAACAGTTGTAGTAGTAGCCGCCGTCGTCGTTTGGCAAGTAGCGTAAGAACGTCGGACGTACTGAGGTCGTTCGGCATCTCACCACGCGGTCACGAGTCGTGTTGGTTTATAACAATGTAATCGTGAGGTCGACTTTCACCCGATTAAGTCAAATTAAGCCGATAGCATCTCACAGGCCGGCAAGGCGGAAGTCCCCGACTTCAATCGTGAGTCACTGACGAGGCACTCATTTCTCCGGATTCCCGACCGCGTTGACTTCGCGTCCCGCGTTCAGTCGAACGCCTCTCGCAGGAACACGAGCGCCCCGCCCAACATCGCGAGGTTGCCGAAGAAGGCGAGCCGCTCGCCGCTCCTGTCGTCCTCGTCGGCGTTCCAGAAGTCGTGCATCGTCGCGGTCACGACCGTGAGGAAGGTGACGGCCGCACCGGTCGTGAGTCGAGGCGCCCGCCAGAGTGCGATTCCGATCCCCGAGACGAGCATCATCCCCGAGGCGAACGGGGCGGCCAGATCGGGGGCGGGGACGCCCGCCGACTCCGCGTACTCGATCGTCTCGTCCATGTCGCGGAAGTCCTCGGAGGCCTGCGCCGCGAGGCCGATCCCGAGCAGGACACGACCGAGCCGCGAGGGCGCGCCGCGGTCGGTCGACGTCTCGATCGCGTCGGTGTCGTCTCTCATGGACGTACGTACGGTAGCATGACACATAAATCGACGTGCGGGCGACGCGACGGCCAGCACGGAAGCTGCACCGGGCCGGCAGCGCCGAAACGGCGGCCGCTATCCCCAGTTCCACCGAGCGTGAAGCCGGCGGACGGAGAGGTCGAGCCAGAAGCCGATGAAACCGATCACCAGCATGATCGCGGGGATCTCCGCGTAGGAGAACCGGTCGCGGGCGTCTAAGATGAGGTAGCCCAGCCCGGTGTTGACCCCGAGCATCTCCGCGGGGACGAGGATGATCCAGAGGATACCGATCGACAGGCGGATCCCCGTGAGCATGTCCGGGATGACCGCGGGGACGACCACCCGGCGGAGCAGGGCGCGCGTGTCGCCGCCGAGCGACTCCCCGACCGTGATCCAGTCGTCGTCGATCGTCGCGATCCCGTGGGCGGTGTTCAACACGATCGGCCAGAGGCCGGCCATGAACATCACGAACACCGCCGACTGGGTTCCCACGCCGAAGAGGATGATCGCGATCGGGAACCACGCCAGCGGCGAGATCATGCGCATGAACTGGAACAGCACCGTGGTCGCCCGCTCGGCCGCCTCGAAGTAGCCGACCACGATCCCGATCGGGAGCCCGACCGTCAGGCAGAGGCCGAGCGCGATCCCGAACCGGTAGACGCTGACGAGCACGTGGTCGTAGAACGCGGGCGAGACGACGAGCTCGGCGAGGACGGCGAACGTCGCCGCCGGCGCGAAGTTCGTGATGATGCCGCTCCCGAGCGCCGTCACCGCCCACCAGACGGCGAGGCCGCCGAGGAGTCCGACCGCCGGCAGCAGGCGGCCGCTCTCCCCGAGCAGCTCAGAACCGTATCGTCTCCTGTCTCTCGTAGCCATCGTCCTCGGGTACGTTGAACGCCGGCGGGCCGCCGGCCTCTTCCAGCGCTGTGCGAACGGGGTCGTACGCGACGAGGTCGTCGGCGACCTCGGTCGGATCCAACTCGTCGAGGAAGACGTCCTCGCCCTCCACGCGGGTCTCGCGCATGCGGCGGATCAGCTCCTCCGTGTACGACGGGTACGGATACGGGTAGAAGCCGATCCGGTCGATGTCCCACTCCTCGTTCCGGATCGCGCCCGATTCGAGGTACGGCTCGTGCTCGTCGTAGTGGGTGAGCGCGCGGTCGATCGGCTCGGGCCCCTGCGGCAGCAGGCCGCTCCCCTCGGAGGAGAGCAGCTGCGCCGCCTCCGACCGGTTCTCGCGGAGGTACTGCTGCGCGTCGACGATCCCGCTCATCACGTCGGTGGTCCACTCCGGCCGCGACTCCACCAGCTCCTCGCGCATCACGACGACGCAGCAGGCGTGTTCGCGCCAGACGTCGCCGGTGAAACGCAATATCTTCCCGCCGGCGTCGAGCTCGCCGATCGCGTTGAACGGCTCGGCGACGATGTACCCCTGGATGGAGCCGTTCTCGAGCGCCGCGGGCATGTCCGGCGGCGGCGTGACGACGAGGTTGACCTCGTCGTCGGCCACCTCGTCGGCCGAGGAGTCCGTCCGTGGCGTGAGCCCGTGCTCGCGGAGCCCCATCTGGAGGATGACGTTGTGGATCGAGTACCAGAACGGGACGGCGACGGTGCCGCCGCCGAGGTCCGCCCACTCGTCGACGTCCTGCTGGACCGTCAGCGCGGAGCCGTCCGTGTGGTCCCACGCGACGACCTGCACGTTCGCGTCCAGCTCGTCGCCGTAGCGCATCCACACCGTCATCGGCATCAGGAAGTGCGCGACGTTGACCTCGCCCGAGAGGAACGCCTCCGCGAGGTCCGACCAGCCGCGGAACAGTTTCGGCTCCGCGGCGTCGACGCCGTGGTCGGCGAAGTGGTCGTTGGCGTACCCCGTCAGCAGGGGCGCTGCGTCCGTGATCGGGAGGTAACCGATCTCGGCGGTCGGCGGGCCGTCGCCGCCGCCCCCGCCACCGCCGAGACAGCCGGCCGTCGCGCCGACGCCGGCCGCCGCCAGGGACGCCAGCCCCGATTCCTTCATGAACTCGCGTCGAGAGAGCCCGCTCGTACGGGCCGTCTCGGAGGGGTTCCGCCAGCCGGCGCCGCCGACGAGCTCGCGCGCGCTCGCGGCGACGTCGGGGTCGGCGTCGTCGTGGTTCGTGTGATGTTCGTGCGTCATTCGAGTCCCACCGCTTCGAGGCGTTCGAAGACCGCCGCCCGCTCCGCGAGGAACGCCTCGTCGTCGCGCGAGCGCGTCTCGCTGTCGATCCGCTCGACGTGTTCGATGCCATCGGGGACCGGCCCCATGACGGCGACGCGGTCGCCGAGGTACACCGCCTCGTCGATGTCGTGCGTGACGAACACGGCGGTGACGCCGAGCTCGTCGACGATCCGCAA comes from the Halorubrum depositum genome and includes:
- the hisS gene encoding histidine--tRNA ligase — its product is MYDGLKGFRDFYPGEQSARREVTDAIEDAASRYGFREIATPALERTEMYVDKSGEEIVEELYAFDDKGGRGVSMTPELTPTVARMVVAKGQELSKPIKWVSTRPFWRYEQVQQGRFREFYQTNIDVFGSSAPEADAEVLAVAADALTDLGLTGDDFEFRVSHRDILGGLVRALADDPDAVDAAAAIRAVDKRAKVDDGEYLGLLSDAGLDRATAREFDDLISDVDAPDDLDAVAEAGGEEVEAAVENLRNVLAAADDFGAGEFCEVSLTTARGLDYYTGVVFECFDSTGEVSRSVFGGGRYDDLIESFGGQPTPAVGVAPGHATLKLLCQRAGVWPDEQLSTDYYVLSVGDTRAKAAALASDLRALGDDVVVEQDVSDRSFGAQLGYADSINAETVVVVGERDLENGEYTVKDMESGDETTVPVEEFPPEEGLPTYEDYE
- a CDS encoding CNNM domain-containing protein, producing MIPLATAMTPGEIGLRVAAGVALILINAYFVAVEFALTRLRQYPESEIDTPGLRRAWEMTDDLEFYLTTCQVWISGTSIALGIVAEPGLAALFAPLFENTALASAGAGSLLGFFIINMVHLTHGEQTPTYLGVERSKQVAEYGARPLYWFAWLISPLIKVGDWVAKATLGLFGVEMTGAWTEAEEEVIESRAQLRNRLGSMMEEVELPEERREEVLNALAVGERAVANVMTPADEVVSLSTEASVETNLDRIRDTPHTRFPLVGDGPNEFEGVVYAPSIVSRYEELRAGETTFEEIAAPPMTLSTDTSVSDAFDQFQAEGQELALVIEDGEVVGLVTATDALESVMGQLEDPLDAGEL
- a CDS encoding DUF7344 domain-containing protein, with translation MPNDLSTSDVLTLLAKRRRRLLLQLLRDAGTPLPTTELAERIRDSECDEPASSDLVSIRLRLRHAHLPKLEEAAVVEYDESEGTVCPERNFGTLVNFLEKVGEEGSPCSDR
- a CDS encoding DoxX family protein gives rise to the protein MRDDTDAIETSTDRGAPSRLGRVLLGIGLAAQASEDFRDMDETIEYAESAGVPAPDLAAPFASGMMLVSGIGIALWRAPRLTTGAAVTFLTVVTATMHDFWNADEDDRSGERLAFFGNLAMLGGALVFLREAFD
- a CDS encoding ABC transporter permease; protein product: MATRDRRRYGSELLGESGRLLPAVGLLGGLAVWWAVTALGSGIITNFAPAATFAVLAELVVSPAFYDHVLVSVYRFGIALGLCLTVGLPIGIVVGYFEAAERATTVLFQFMRMISPLAWFPIAIILFGVGTQSAVFVMFMAGLWPIVLNTAHGIATIDDDWITVGESLGGDTRALLRRVVVPAVIPDMLTGIRLSIGILWIILVPAEMLGVNTGLGYLILDARDRFSYAEIPAIMLVIGFIGFWLDLSVRRLHARWNWG
- a CDS encoding ABC transporter substrate-binding protein, translated to MTHEHHTNHDDADPDVAASARELVGGAGWRNPSETARTSGLSRREFMKESGLASLAAAGVGATAGCLGGGGGGGDGPPTAEIGYLPITDAAPLLTGYANDHFADHGVDAAEPKLFRGWSDLAEAFLSGEVNVAHFLMPMTVWMRYGDELDANVQVVAWDHTDGSALTVQQDVDEWADLGGGTVAVPFWYSIHNVILQMGLREHGLTPRTDSSADEVADDEVNLVVTPPPDMPAALENGSIQGYIVAEPFNAIGELDAGGKILRFTGDVWREHACCVVVMREELVESRPEWTTDVMSGIVDAQQYLRENRSEAAQLLSSEGSGLLPQGPEPIDRALTHYDEHEPYLESGAIRNEEWDIDRIGFYPYPYPSYTEELIRRMRETRVEGEDVFLDELDPTEVADDLVAYDPVRTALEEAGGPPAFNVPEDDGYERQETIRF